In one window of Cydia pomonella isolate Wapato2018A chromosome 16, ilCydPomo1, whole genome shotgun sequence DNA:
- the LOC133526701 gene encoding transcriptional adapter 3-A — protein MLGKRMHHNSKGRLASKGHDGKPSSPGIPPYSKPAKMPGSVSVGKTKVEACPIPYIKLQDNVVHLPRYTAIAARSADEPIGMDELDALQLELESLLCNTALRVRYFQSEIESIDTNESKREKKGKAAGKQLQYPVKRKFQDDKLVKTKDYTKLSNQPKMPKFKNYPNPNNTSSGASHNNYSNDLMNSDNSVKLEMSQLALPKNNIPYKFWNSVEPYCAPVTLDDIKFLESLLAQSSNTTLPPIPPLGKHYSEVWADEHLSEDQNASNPNKQKSSGLSPDASMLRKKSEKLNDNMITGPLTQRLVSALMEENVLPYEVPDIKVKQTSNAKSNYKNSLTLEKCLRKELVEQGILDPEDLPPLTNPADDEILAEIKKCQTELTAVRKDNCRNLKNLIGLCKQEMIRLNLKKQLDQVDMECIDIYKKMVAAKQKKRPITKKEKEDAWRAINEQIRLNKEINSLPLTGPNTS, from the coding sequence ATGCTGGGAAAGAGGATGCACCACAACAGCAAAGGTAGATTAGCGAGCAAAGGGCATGACGGCAAACCATCTAGCCCAGGCATTCCACCGTACAGCAAGCCAGCGAAAATGCCCGGTTCTGTGTCTGTAGGCAAAACCAAGGTAGAAGCGTGCCCGATCCCTTACATCAAACTTCAAGATAATGTTGTCCATTTGCCGCGGTACACGGCTATTGCAGCACGATCTGCAGATGAACCTATTGGGATGGATGAATTAGATGCATTGCAACTGGAGTTGGAGTCCTTACTTTGTAACACAGCACTCCGGGTGAGATATTTTCAATCAGAAATTGAAAGTATTGACACAAATGAATCAAAACGGGAGAAAAAGGGTAAAGCTGCTGGCAAACAACTACAGTACCCTGTCAAGAGGAAATTCCAAGATGATAAGCTTGTTAAGACCAAAGACTACACTAAATTGTCAAACCAGCCCAAGATGCCCAAGTTCAAGAATTATCCTAATCCTAACAATACATCATCTGGAGCATCACATAATAATTACTCAAATGATCTGATGAACTCTGATAACTCGGTAAAACTGGAAATGTCCCAGTTAGCGCTTCCTAAAAACAATATTCCATACAAGTTTTGGAATTCTGTAGAACCATATTGTGCACCTGTAACATTGGATGACATTAAGTTTCTTGAGTCTCTGCTGGCACAAAGCAGTAATACAACTCTACCTCCCATTCCCCCTCTCGGCAAACACTATTCAGAGGTATGGGCTGATGAACATTTAAGTGAAGACCAAAATGCATCTAACCCTAACAAACAAAAATCGTCAGGGCTATCTCCAGATGCCTCTATGTTGCGCAAAAAGTCTGAGAAGTTGAATGATAATATGATCACTGGACCTTTGACTCAACGGCTAGTGTCAGCCCTAATGGAGGAAAATGTACTTCCATATGAAGTACCAGACATCAAAGTGAAGCAGACAAGCAATGCCAAGAGCAACTACAAAAACTCCCTCACATTAGAGAAATGTCTAAGAAAAGAGCTTGTAGAGCAAGGCATTTTGGACCCTGAGGACTTGCCTCCCTTGACCAATCCTGCTGATGATGAAATACTTGCTGAGATAAAAAAATGCCAGACTGAACTGACGGCTGTGAGAAAAGATAATTGTCGTAATTTAAAGAACCTCATAGGCCTGTGTAAGCAAGAGATGATCCGTCTTAACCTAAAGAAACAATTGGACCAAGTGGACATGGAATGTATTGATATTTATAAGAAGATGGTTGCAGCCAAACAAAAGAAACGGCCAATcacaaagaaagaaaaagaagatgCATGGCGCGCGATAAATGAACAGATAAGGCTTAATAAGGAAATTAATTCTTTGCCTCTTACAGGCCCCAATACCAGCTAA